Within the Aeromicrobium sp. Root236 genome, the region CTCGGCATACCGGGACTGCTCGACCACGACCAGGTCGCCGAGCTCCTGCGTACGTCGCGGGCCAAGCGGGCCAAGGCGAAGTCCAAGGACGCGTCTGCGCCGGAGGCCGACGTCGCGTTCGAGAAGCGCAGCGAGCTGCGGCGTGAGCTGCACGCCCTCGTCGGAGCGTGGCACCACCGCACGGGCGCGCCACACGGCGTGACGCACAGCCGGCTGCGGCAGCAGTGCGGCGGACCCCCGGCGGCGCAGGCGTCGGCAGCGCAGCTGCAGGAGCGCATCGACGCCATCCGTGCCTGGGCGCTCAAGGCCTCCGGCTAGCTCAACCAGCGGGAGCCGCGGTTCGCTCTCTCCGGTGCCACCGAGCGTACGGCTCGCCGGGTGCGCCGGGGACCGAACGGCTACGCTCGCGGGCGTGACCTCGACGATGGCGCTGCGTACGCGCGCGTTCGCAGCTCTGCTGGGCCTCGCGGAGAAGGGCATCGAGGACGTCGTCGACCTCCCGGCGCACCGGGCCAAGCGGGTCAAGCTGCAACGCTCCCTCCCTGGCCGGTACGTCTTCGGGCGGCCCGACTCCCGTGCCGTCGTCGAGGAGATCACGGTCGGCGCCGGGTCCCGCGCGCTCGTCCATCGCCCTGCCGAGGCCACAGCACCGTTGCCCTGCGTCATCAACCTCCACGGCGGCGGCTGGGTGCAGGGCAACCCCGAGCAGTCGCAGTGGCTGACGACCCGCGTCGCCGTACGCAACCAGGCCGTCGTGATCTCGCCCACGTACGCGTTGGCGCCTGAGCACCCGTTCCCTGCCGGCGTCGAGAGCTGCTGGGCGACGCTGGAGTGGGTCGTCGCGCACGCCGACGAGCTGGGCATCGACGCAGAGCGCATCGCCGTGATGGGTGACAGCGGCGGCGGCAACCTCGCCGCTGTGCTGGCGCTGCTCGCGCGCGACGCCGGCGGGCCCGCGATCCGTGCGCAGGTGCTGATCTATCCGGGCACCGAGATGTACGACCGTTTCCCGTCCGAGGACCGTCACGCCGAGGCGCCCGTCCTCACGTCGAAGAACATGCGCGCCTTCGCCCGGCTCTACATGGGGGAGCGGTACGGCGACGAGGACTTCCGGGCGTCGCCGATCCGGGCGGCGTCGCACGCCGGCCTGCCCCCGGCGTTCATCCTGACGGCCGAGCTGGACCCGCTGCTCGACAACGGGGCCCGCTATCGCGACGCGTTGGAGACCGCGGGCGTGCCGGTGCAGTACGCCGAGTACGCGGGAGCGATCCACGGATTCATGAGCCTGCCGGGGGTCGTGCCGGTGGCCAGACGTGCGCTCGACGACATCGTCGACTACCTCGACCGCACGCTCTGAGGCATTGTGACAGTGTCGCTGTCACGGTAACGTCAGGCCATGCGACGTGACCACTGGCAACGCAGGATCGCCGAGCTCGACCCGGAGACCCAGTACGAGGAGATCGCGCGGATCGGCCTCCACCACGAGTTCCCCTGGGACTACCAGCAGGCGCTGAGCTTCGCGTTGTTCCGCACGTACGCGGTGCCGTCGATCGGCCGGCTGCTGTACGACACGGGGGAGTTCACCGAGCGGACCCAGAAGCGCCACGACGACACCGCGCTGGTGCTCGAGTCCGTGCTCGTCGACGGCATGGAGTCGCAGGACGGCCGGGCTGCTGTGCGCCGGATGAACCAGATGCACGGCAGCTACGACATCTCCAACGACGACCTGCGCTACGTCCTGGCGACGTTCGTCGTGGT harbors:
- a CDS encoding alpha/beta hydrolase, whose amino-acid sequence is MTSTMALRTRAFAALLGLAEKGIEDVVDLPAHRAKRVKLQRSLPGRYVFGRPDSRAVVEEITVGAGSRALVHRPAEATAPLPCVINLHGGGWVQGNPEQSQWLTTRVAVRNQAVVISPTYALAPEHPFPAGVESCWATLEWVVAHADELGIDAERIAVMGDSGGGNLAAVLALLARDAGGPAIRAQVLIYPGTEMYDRFPSEDRHAEAPVLTSKNMRAFARLYMGERYGDEDFRASPIRAASHAGLPPAFILTAELDPLLDNGARYRDALETAGVPVQYAEYAGAIHGFMSLPGVVPVARRALDDIVDYLDRTL